In one window of Dyella thiooxydans DNA:
- a CDS encoding peroxiredoxin translates to MTIQTGQPLPDVPLAVVDGGERQNTRSGELFAGRRVVMFAVPGAFTPTCSEKHLPGFVARFDAFRARGFEVFCLSVNDAFVMQAWALAQGVPPGLKMLADGNGEFTRALGLELDGSAYGMGLRVRRFALVAEDGVVTALAVEAPGEFRVSSAEAMLEAIGG, encoded by the coding sequence ATGACCATCCAGACCGGCCAGCCGCTGCCCGACGTGCCCCTCGCCGTCGTCGACGGCGGCGAGCGCCAGAACACCCGCAGCGGCGAACTGTTCGCCGGGCGCAGGGTGGTGATGTTCGCCGTGCCCGGCGCCTTCACCCCCACCTGCTCGGAGAAGCACCTGCCCGGCTTCGTCGCCCGGTTCGATGCCTTCCGCGCGCGCGGCTTCGAGGTGTTCTGCCTGTCGGTCAACGATGCCTTCGTGATGCAGGCCTGGGCCCTGGCGCAGGGCGTGCCGCCCGGCCTGAAGATGCTGGCCGACGGCAATGGCGAGTTCACCCGGGCGCTGGGCCTGGAACTGGATGGCAGCGCCTACGGCATGGGCCTGCGCGTTCGCCGCTTCGCCCTGGTGGCCGAGGATGGCGTGGTGACGGCGTTGGCAGTGGAGGCGCCGGGCGAATTCCGGGTGTCGTCAGCCGAGGCAATGCTGGAAGCCATCGGCGGCTGA
- a CDS encoding Hsp20/alpha crystallin family protein, translating to MSNRNPTHWSATRMFPEEVRQAFDRLFQNEEGDASNVVTSQWAPRVDIREDEQRFVILADIPGVDPAQIEVSMDKGILTIKGERQAVNGEGGKYTRVERAHGVFHRRFTLPDSADAEGITATGKFGVLEIAIPKKPLATPRRITINAAG from the coding sequence ATGAGCAACCGCAATCCGACGCACTGGAGTGCCACCCGCATGTTCCCGGAGGAGGTGCGCCAGGCCTTCGACCGTCTGTTCCAGAACGAGGAAGGCGACGCATCCAACGTGGTCACCAGCCAGTGGGCGCCGCGCGTGGATATCCGCGAAGACGAGCAGCGCTTCGTGATCCTGGCCGATATTCCGGGCGTGGATCCGGCGCAGATCGAGGTGAGCATGGACAAGGGCATCCTGACCATCAAGGGCGAACGCCAGGCAGTGAACGGCGAGGGGGGCAAGTACACCCGGGTCGAGCGCGCGCATGGCGTGTTCCACCGTCGCTTCACCCTGCCGGACAGCGCCGATGCCGAGGGCATCACCGCCACCGGCAAGTTCGGCGTGCTGGAGATTGCCATCCCCAAGAAGCCGCTGGCCACGCCGCGTCGCATCACCATCAACGCGGCCGGGTAA
- a CDS encoding DnaJ C-terminal domain-containing protein produces MEFKDYYDILGVKPDASEADIKAAYRKLARQYHPDKNKEPGAEEKFKAVNEANEVLRDKEKRRAYDQVRAGGYRGGEQFRPPPGFGQGFDFGEGGGEGDFSDFFESLFGRGGGHRGQPRARRGRDVQAQVQIDLQTAFDGGRTRVALHDSHGHERVLEVKIPAGIQPGQVIRLSGQGHAGSAGGPSGDLLLEVAIRDDARFKLDGRNVLHVLPITPWEAALGATVPVPTLGGAVDLRIPAGSQSGRKLRLKGRGMPGAHPGDQLVELSIRTPPAEDDKQRKAYEALQKHFADYNPRS; encoded by the coding sequence GTGGAGTTCAAAGACTATTACGACATCCTGGGCGTGAAGCCCGATGCCAGCGAGGCGGATATCAAGGCCGCCTACCGCAAGCTGGCGCGGCAGTACCACCCGGACAAGAACAAGGAACCGGGCGCCGAGGAGAAGTTCAAGGCCGTCAACGAGGCCAACGAGGTGCTGCGCGACAAGGAGAAGCGCCGCGCCTACGACCAGGTGCGTGCCGGCGGCTACCGCGGCGGCGAGCAGTTCCGTCCGCCACCGGGTTTCGGCCAGGGCTTCGATTTCGGCGAGGGCGGCGGCGAAGGCGACTTCAGCGACTTCTTCGAGAGCCTGTTCGGTCGCGGTGGTGGGCATCGGGGCCAGCCACGGGCGCGGCGCGGTCGCGACGTGCAGGCGCAGGTGCAGATCGACCTGCAGACCGCGTTCGATGGCGGCCGCACCCGGGTGGCGCTGCATGACAGCCACGGCCACGAGCGCGTGCTCGAGGTGAAGATCCCGGCCGGCATCCAGCCGGGGCAGGTGATCCGCCTGTCCGGGCAGGGCCACGCCGGCTCCGCCGGCGGACCCAGCGGCGACCTGCTGCTGGAGGTGGCGATCCGCGACGATGCCCGCTTCAAGCTCGACGGCCGCAACGTGCTGCACGTGCTGCCGATCACTCCGTGGGAAGCGGCGCTGGGCGCCACGGTGCCGGTGCCTACGCTCGGAGGTGCGGTCGACCTGCGGATCCCCGCCGGCTCGCAGTCCGGTCGCAAGCTGCGTCTGAAGGGGCGCGGCATGCCGGGGGCGCATCCGGGGGATCAGCTGGTGGAGCTGTCCATCCGCACGCCGCCGGCAGAGGACGACAAGCAGCGCAAGGCCTATGAGGCCCTGCAGAAGCATTTCGCGGACTACAACCCGCGCAGCTGA
- a CDS encoding response regulator — MARILIVDDSPSQLLGLKRVVEKLGHEALTAEDGAAGVEAAKRELPDLILMDVVMPNLNGFQATRTISKDPTTAHIPVVLVTTKDQETDKVWGMRQGAKAYVTKPIKEDELVATLTELLPG, encoded by the coding sequence ATGGCCCGCATCCTCATCGTCGACGACTCCCCGTCGCAGCTGCTCGGTCTCAAACGCGTCGTGGAGAAGCTTGGCCACGAGGCCCTCACCGCCGAGGACGGTGCCGCCGGCGTGGAAGCCGCCAAGCGCGAACTGCCCGACCTGATCCTGATGGACGTGGTCATGCCGAACCTCAACGGGTTCCAGGCCACTCGCACGATCAGCAAGGACCCGACCACGGCGCACATCCCGGTGGTGCTGGTGACCACCAAGGACCAGGAGACCGACAAGGTCTGGGGCATGCGCCAGGGCGCCAAGGCCTACGTGACCAAGCCGATCAAGGAAGACGAGCTGGTTGCCACGCTGACCGAGCTGCTGCCGGGCTGA
- a CDS encoding YhdH/YhfP family quinone oxidoreductase yields the protein MTAFRAFRIRQDDAGYRAGIEAMDSGDLSPGEVLVKAAYSSVNYKDALAGSGKGRILRQFPLNGGIDVAGHVVASTDPAFREGDAVLCTGSGLSETRDGGYGEYVRLDARWTIPLPDGLSLRESMILGTAGFTAALGLLQMLDNRQIPEQGPLAVTGATGGVGMLAIDIYSRAGFEVHAISGKADHFDFLRQLGAAQCLDRHELAFSGKPMDSARFGGALDNVGGAMLAGLLPLIAPYGNVALCGNAGGIGFESTVMPFIIRGVNLLGVASAGTARDQRLRVWEHLAAPWKPLHLDRIATREVTLEELPGVFPAMLAGGSFGRTIVRHADT from the coding sequence ATGACCGCTTTCCGCGCCTTTCGCATCCGCCAGGACGATGCCGGCTACCGTGCCGGCATCGAAGCCATGGACAGCGGCGATCTCTCGCCCGGCGAAGTGCTGGTCAAGGCGGCCTACTCCTCGGTCAACTACAAGGACGCACTGGCAGGTAGCGGCAAGGGGCGGATCCTGCGCCAGTTCCCGCTCAACGGCGGCATCGACGTCGCCGGCCACGTGGTCGCCTCGACCGATCCGGCGTTCCGGGAGGGCGACGCCGTGCTGTGCACCGGCTCCGGCCTGTCCGAGACGCGCGACGGCGGCTACGGCGAATACGTGCGGCTGGACGCTCGCTGGACGATTCCCCTGCCCGACGGCCTCTCGCTGCGCGAGAGCATGATCCTCGGCACCGCCGGCTTCACCGCTGCGCTGGGCCTGCTGCAGATGCTCGACAACCGCCAGATCCCGGAACAGGGCCCGCTCGCCGTGACCGGTGCCACCGGCGGCGTGGGCATGCTGGCGATCGACATCTACAGCCGCGCCGGCTTCGAAGTCCACGCGATCAGCGGCAAGGCCGACCATTTCGATTTTCTGCGCCAGCTCGGTGCAGCGCAGTGCCTGGACCGCCACGAACTGGCATTCAGCGGCAAACCGATGGACTCTGCCCGTTTCGGCGGCGCGCTGGACAACGTCGGCGGAGCGATGCTCGCCGGCCTGCTGCCGCTGATCGCCCCCTATGGCAACGTGGCGCTGTGTGGCAATGCCGGCGGCATCGGCTTCGAGAGCACCGTGATGCCGTTCATCATCCGCGGCGTGAACCTGCTGGGCGTTGCGTCCGCCGGAACCGCGCGGGACCAGCGCCTGCGCGTCTGGGAGCACCTGGCCGCCCCGTGGAAGCCGCTGCACCTGGATCGCATCGCCACGCGCGAAGTCACGCTGGAGGAACTGCCCGGGGTGTTCCCCGCCATGCTCGCCGGCGGCTCCTTTGGCCGTACCATCGTGCGCCACGCCGACACTTGA
- a CDS encoding TIGR00730 family Rossman fold protein produces MPHITSLCVYCGSANGNDPAYLALARDFGMELARRGIALVYGGGKVGLMGTVADAVLAAGGKVVGVIPRQLVEKEVAHTGLTELVVVETMHQRKTRMYELSDAFVALPGGFGTMDEMFEMLTWAQLGLHRYPCAFLDVRDYYAGLKTLMTHMVDEGFVQPGQRDSVWFGSSMPDLFDWMVDYDGGQAARVIGPASIRA; encoded by the coding sequence ATGCCCCACATCACCTCTCTCTGCGTCTACTGCGGCTCCGCCAACGGCAACGACCCGGCCTACCTCGCGCTGGCGCGCGACTTCGGCATGGAACTGGCCCGGCGCGGGATCGCTCTGGTCTACGGCGGCGGCAAGGTCGGCCTGATGGGCACGGTGGCCGATGCGGTACTGGCCGCTGGCGGCAAGGTGGTGGGCGTGATCCCGCGCCAGCTGGTCGAAAAGGAGGTCGCGCACACCGGCCTGACCGAGCTGGTGGTGGTCGAGACGATGCACCAGCGCAAGACCCGCATGTACGAGCTGTCCGATGCGTTCGTCGCCCTGCCCGGCGGCTTCGGCACCATGGACGAGATGTTCGAGATGCTCACCTGGGCACAGCTCGGCCTGCACCGTTATCCCTGCGCATTCCTGGACGTGCGCGATTACTACGCCGGGCTGAAGACGTTGATGACCCACATGGTCGACGAGGGCTTCGTTCAACCGGGGCAGCGTGACAGTGTATGGTTCGGCTCTTCGATGCCCGATCTGTTCGACTGGATGGTCGACTACGACGGCGGCCAGGCCGCCCGCGTAATCGGCCCGGCCAGCATCCGGGCCTGA
- the lpdA gene encoding dihydrolipoyl dehydrogenase — MSDQKFDVIFIGAGPAGYVGAIRAAQLGLKVACVDAFTGKDGKQALGGTCLNVGCIPSKALLDSSKQFYNIAHNLPVHGITVDGAKVDLTTFIGRKDKIVKQFTGGIGQLFKANKVTPFYGKGKLLKGNQVEITAQDGSKQTISATNVVLASGSVPIELPFAKFDGKHIVDNAGALDFTEVPKRLGVIGAGVIGLELGSVWRRLGAEVTVLEAMPDFLGAADADIAKIAFKEFTKLGLNIKMGAKLSKAEVKKDGVHLVYADKDGEQSLVVDKLLVAVGRRAYTDGLLADDTGVKLDERGRIVVDEHNHTGVDGVWAIGDAVRGPMLAHKGSEEGVAVAEWIAGKAGHVNFDTIPWVIYTEPEIAWAGKTEKQLKEEGVPYKVGTFPFAAIGRAVAMNEAFGQVKMLAHAETDRILGVHMVGPGVSELIAECVVAMEFKGSSEDLARIVHAHPTLSEAVHEAALSVDKRAIHKGN, encoded by the coding sequence ATGAGCGACCAGAAATTCGACGTCATCTTCATCGGCGCCGGCCCCGCCGGCTACGTCGGCGCGATCCGCGCCGCGCAGCTCGGGCTGAAAGTGGCCTGCGTCGACGCCTTCACCGGCAAGGACGGCAAGCAGGCCCTCGGCGGCACCTGCCTCAACGTCGGCTGCATCCCGTCCAAGGCGCTGCTGGACTCGTCCAAGCAGTTCTACAACATCGCGCACAACCTGCCGGTGCATGGCATCACCGTCGATGGCGCCAAGGTCGACCTGACCACCTTCATCGGCCGCAAGGACAAGATCGTCAAGCAGTTCACCGGCGGCATCGGCCAGCTGTTCAAGGCGAACAAGGTCACGCCGTTCTACGGCAAGGGCAAGCTGCTCAAGGGCAACCAGGTGGAAATCACTGCCCAGGACGGCAGCAAGCAGACCATCAGTGCGACCAACGTCGTGCTGGCCTCGGGCTCGGTGCCGATCGAGCTGCCGTTCGCCAAGTTCGACGGCAAGCACATCGTTGACAACGCCGGCGCGCTCGACTTCACCGAGGTGCCGAAGCGGCTGGGCGTGATCGGCGCCGGCGTGATCGGCCTGGAGCTGGGCAGCGTGTGGCGCCGCCTGGGTGCGGAAGTGACCGTGCTCGAAGCCATGCCGGATTTCCTGGGCGCCGCCGATGCGGACATCGCCAAGATCGCGTTCAAGGAATTCACCAAGCTGGGCCTCAACATCAAGATGGGCGCCAAGCTGTCCAAGGCTGAGGTCAAGAAGGACGGCGTGCACCTGGTCTACGCCGACAAGGACGGCGAGCAGAGCCTGGTGGTCGACAAGCTGCTGGTGGCCGTGGGCCGCCGCGCCTACACCGACGGCCTGCTGGCCGACGACACCGGCGTCAAGCTGGACGAGCGCGGCCGCATCGTGGTCGACGAGCACAACCACACCGGCGTCGACGGTGTGTGGGCGATCGGCGACGCGGTGCGCGGCCCGATGCTTGCGCACAAGGGTTCCGAGGAAGGCGTGGCGGTGGCCGAGTGGATCGCCGGCAAGGCCGGCCACGTCAACTTCGACACCATCCCGTGGGTGATTTACACCGAGCCTGAGATCGCCTGGGCCGGCAAGACCGAGAAACAGCTCAAGGAAGAGGGCGTGCCGTACAAGGTCGGCACCTTCCCGTTCGCCGCCATCGGCCGCGCCGTGGCGATGAACGAGGCGTTCGGCCAGGTGAAGATGCTGGCCCATGCCGAGACCGACCGCATCCTCGGCGTGCACATGGTCGGCCCGGGCGTCTCCGAGCTGATCGCCGAGTGCGTGGTGGCGATGGAGTTCAAGGGCTCGTCGGAAGATCTGGCCCGCATCGTCCACGCCCATCCGACGCTTTCCGAAGCCGTGCACGAGGCCGCCCTGTCGGTTGACAAGCGCGCCATCCACAAGGGCAACTGA